CATCCCACGGAAAGCTTCCCCCTCACCGTGACCTAGCGGTGGGTGGGAGCGGTGTGGGAGCGGCGCGGGCCGGCTTCAGTGCAGTGATTTCAGCTCTTTTAGTATTTGTCCAGCAGGTTTCCCGCGCGCGGGAAGCCGCCCCTGGCGGTGCAATGATAGGGCGGGGCTGCGCATGCGCAGTGCGGCGATGCGCTGAGGTGGGCGGGGGGGTAGCAACATGGCGGCGTCCGCGCAGGGCCCGTCCGCGCCGCTGAGCGCCGAGCAGGCGAAGGGTGAGGCgtgggggcggcggcgggcggtgCGGGCCGCGTACCGGGGCCGCCCCTGAGCCGCGCGTGTGCCCGCAGTGGTGCTGGCCGAGGTGATCAAGGCGTTCGGGGCGCCCGAGAACGCGCAGCGCATGGACGAGGCCCGGGACAACGCGTGCAACGACATGGGCAAGATGCTGCAGTTCCTGCTGCCCGTGGCCACGCAGATCCAGCAGGACGTGATCAAAGCCTACGGCTTCAGCAGCGACGGCGAAGGTGGGTGCCGTGCTCCCCGCCGGGCTGAGCCCTGCCCCGCGCCCGCTGCCCAGCCGCTCCCTTTGCAGGGGTCCTCAAGTTCGCCCGGCTGATCAAGTCCTACGAGTCGCAGGACCCGGAGATCGCCAGCATGTCCGGCAAGCTCAAGGCCATGTTCCTGCCGCCCATGACCCTGCCGCCGCACGGCGCCGGCACCGGCGGAGTGGCCACCTCGTGAAAGCCGGAGCTCCGCCGGCCCTGGTGGTCTGCGGCGCTCCGAGCGGAGATGTCTTCGCGTGGACAGGGGCTGCCAGCGCTGCTGGCCCGGCAGCCCTGAGGAAGGGAGAGGTTGAACGAGGGAGGTGTTGATCCGAAAGGAATTGGCTTCTTTGTGcgtgtgtgtctgtctgtttgCGAATAAAAAACGTCTTGAAAATGCCCTTAGTGGTTTATGAAGGGACGTGAGCTGATCTTTGGGTACGGATCCTTCTCCCTGACTCAGGAGCAGCTAGAGGGATGTCCACTTCATATCTGATGTTTCATCCCATGAAACCTGAGCTACTGTTACAAGGGGCTGGTGTGTACCAACTTTTGCAAAAATGTAACTGCTACTGCAAACCTTAGTATGAAAGCACAAGGCTTGGCACCTAAGTGACTGActtttttaaacatcatttaaGAGATGCTAAGCCTCatctagaatcatagaatatcctgagttcaaagggacccacaaggatcattgagtgCAACTCCTGGCGCCACCGAGGACCATCCAAAATTCAAACCATGTGTCTAGGGgtgttgtccaaacgcttcttgaatACCAACAAGCTTGCTGCTATCACCActgtcctgggcagcctgtcccagtgcccgaccaccctctgggtgcagaa
This genomic window from Cygnus olor isolate bCygOlo1 chromosome 1, bCygOlo1.pri.v2, whole genome shotgun sequence contains:
- the C1H12orf57 gene encoding protein C10 isoform X1, producing MAASAQGPSAPLSAEQAKVVLAEVIKAFGAPENAQRMDEARDNACNDMGKMLQFLLPVATQIQQDVIKAYGFSSDGEGVLKFARLIKSYESQDPEIASMSGKLKAMFLPPMTLPPHGAGTGGVATS
- the C1H12orf57 gene encoding protein C10 isoform X2, translating into MDEARDNACNDMGKMLQFLLPVATQIQQDVIKAYGFSSDGEGVLKFARLIKSYESQDPEIASMSGKLKAMFLPPMTLPPHGAGTGGVATS